Proteins encoded by one window of Ascochyta rabiei chromosome 1, complete sequence:
- a CDS encoding Non-specific serine/threonine protein kinase, producing the protein MATVNRLLHPIEHHREKKSGARQPSIPLHDRNDSAMDKPREAEKHTLAQWEAQRSALTPDEIDKDPEHKPVGHSSKVLRQEDFELIKTLGTGTFARVWLVRLKDAQQGDQDKVFALKILRKTDVIRLKQVEHVRNERNVLAKVAGHPFITTMVASFQSMDALYMVLDYCPGGEVFSYLRRARRFNEPTSQFYAAEIVLILEFLHEREGVAYRDLKPENILIDAEGHLKLVDFGFAKKVENRETYTLCGTPEYLAPEVIRNTGHGTAVDWWAFGILVYEFLVGQPPFWDQNPMKIYEQIVEGKVRFPSAMSAPARDLISGLCTVDVSKRLGNIAGGASRVRQHEWFQDIDWDKMYRREVQGPIVPHLRGPADTRNFDDYEDESGNRDPYTKELSDRWDEYFKDF; encoded by the exons ATGGCGACCGTGAATCGCCTCCTGCACCCCATCGAACACCACCGCGAAAAAAAGAGCGGCGCGCGCCAGCCCTCGATCCCGCTGCACGACCGCAACGACTCGGCCATGGACAAGCCGCGCGAGGCCGAGAAGCACACGCTCGCCCAGTGGGAGGCCCAGCGCTCTGCCCTCACTCCCGACGAGATCGACAAGGATCCGGAGCACAAGCCCGTCGGCCACTCCAGCAAGGTCCTGCGCCAGGAGGACTTTGAGCTCATCAAGACGCTCGGCACCG GCACCTTTGCCCGCGTGTGGCTGGTGCGCCTGAAAGACGCTCAGCAGGGCGACCAGGACAAGGTCTTTGCCCTGAAGATCCTACGCAAGACGGACG TCATCCGGCTCAAGCAGGTCGAGCACGTGCGGAACGAGCGCAATGTCCTCGCCAAGGTCGCAGGGCATCCCTTCATAACCACAATGGTAGCCAGCTTCCAGTCCATGGACGCGCTCTACATGGTC CTCGACTACTGCCCCGGCGGCGAGGTCTTCAGCTACCTGCGCCGGGCACGACGCTTCAACGAGCCCACCTCGCAGTTCTACGCCGCCGAGATTGTGCTGATACTCGAGTTTCTGCACGAGAGAGAAGGCGTCGCCTACCGCGACCTCAAGCCCGAGAACATACTCATCGACGCCGAGGGGCACCTTAAGCTGGTCGACTTTGGGTTCGcaaagaaagtagagaacC GGGAGACATACACATTGTGCGGCACGCCCGAGTACCTGGCGCCCGAAGTCATTAGGAACACCG GCCACGGCACCGCAGTCGACTGGTGGGCTTTTGGCATCCTCGTGTATGAGTTCCTCGTTGGCCAGCCCCCTTTCTGGGACCAGAACCCGATGAAGATCTACGAACA AATCGTCGAAGGCAAAGTGCGCTTCCCCAGCGCCATGTCGGCGCCGGCGCGCGACCTCATCTCCGGGCTCTGCACCGTGGACGTGTCGAAGCGGCTGGGCAACATCGCCGGCGGCGCGTCGCGGGTGCGGCAGCACGAGTGGTTCCAAGACATTGACTGGGACAAGATGTACAGGCGCGAAGTGCAGGGCCCGATTGTGCCGCACCTGCGCGGGCCCGCCGACACGCGCAATTTCGACGACTACGAGGACGAGAGCGGGAACCGCGATCCGTACACCAAGGAGCTGAGCGATCGGTGGGACGAGTATTTCAAGGATTTTTAG
- a CDS encoding Non-specific serine/threonine protein kinase has product MATVNRLLHPIEHHREKKSGARQPSIPLHDRNDSAMDKPREAEKHTLAQWEAQRSALTPDEIDKDPEHKPVGHSSKVLRQEDFELIKTLGTGTFARVWLVRLKDAQQGDQDKVFALKILRKTDVIRLKQVEHVRNERNVLAKVAGHPFITTMVASFQSMDALYMVLDYCPGGEVFSYLRRARRFNEPTSQFYAAEIVLILEFLHEREGVAYRDLKPENILIDAEGHLKLVDFGFAKKVENRETYTLCGTPEYLAPEVIRNTGHGTAVDWWAFGILVYEFLVGQPPFWDQNPMKIYEQYASPARPRHVADPTQNRRRQSALPQRHVGAGARPHLRALHRGRVEAAGQHRRRRVAGAAARVVPRH; this is encoded by the exons ATGGCGACCGTGAATCGCCTCCTGCACCCCATCGAACACCACCGCGAAAAAAAGAGCGGCGCGCGCCAGCCCTCGATCCCGCTGCACGACCGCAACGACTCGGCCATGGACAAGCCGCGCGAGGCCGAGAAGCACACGCTCGCCCAGTGGGAGGCCCAGCGCTCTGCCCTCACTCCCGACGAGATCGACAAGGATCCGGAGCACAAGCCCGTCGGCCACTCCAGCAAGGTCCTGCGCCAGGAGGACTTTGAGCTCATCAAGACGCTCGGCACCG GCACCTTTGCCCGCGTGTGGCTGGTGCGCCTGAAAGACGCTCAGCAGGGCGACCAGGACAAGGTCTTTGCCCTGAAGATCCTACGCAAGACGGACG TCATCCGGCTCAAGCAGGTCGAGCACGTGCGGAACGAGCGCAATGTCCTCGCCAAGGTCGCAGGGCATCCCTTCATAACCACAATGGTAGCCAGCTTCCAGTCCATGGACGCGCTCTACATGGTC CTCGACTACTGCCCCGGCGGCGAGGTCTTCAGCTACCTGCGCCGGGCACGACGCTTCAACGAGCCCACCTCGCAGTTCTACGCCGCCGAGATTGTGCTGATACTCGAGTTTCTGCACGAGAGAGAAGGCGTCGCCTACCGCGACCTCAAGCCCGAGAACATACTCATCGACGCCGAGGGGCACCTTAAGCTGGTCGACTTTGGGTTCGcaaagaaagtagagaacC GGGAGACATACACATTGTGCGGCACGCCCGAGTACCTGGCGCCCGAAGTCATTAGGAACACCG GCCACGGCACCGCAGTCGACTGGTGGGCTTTTGGCATCCTCGTGTATGAGTTCCTCGTTGGCCAGCCCCCTTTCTGGGACCAGAACCCGATGAAGATCTACGAACAGTACGCCTCGCCCGCTCGGCCTCGCCACGTTGCTGACCCCACGCAGAATCGTCGAAGGCAAAGTGCGCTTCCCCAGCGCCATGTCGGCGCCGGCGCGCGACCTCATCTCCGGGCTCTGCACCGTGGACGTGTCGAAGCGGCTGGGCAACATCGCCGGCGGCGCGTCGCGGGTGCGGCAGCACGAGTGGTTCCAAGACATTGA
- a CDS encoding v-type proton ATPase 16 kDa proteolipid subunit 2 translates to MSGEIENLAPSFAPFFGMSGIFFAMTFGCMGAAYGTAKAGVGIAGIGTYRPDLIMKSLIPIVMSGILAVYALVISVLIASDIKPPPEKAYSLFAGFMHMGAGLSVGLSGLAAGYAIGIVGDAGVRSFMRQSRIFVGMVLILIFAEVLGLYGLIVALIMNTRAAG, encoded by the exons ATGTCGGGCGAGATCGAGAACCTCGCGCCCAGCTTCGCGCCCTTCTTCGGCATG AGCGGCATCTTCTTCGCT ATGACCTTTGGAT GCATGGGAGCCGCCTATGGCACCGCCAAAGCGGGCGTCGGCATTGCCGGCATTGGCACCTACAGGCCCGACCTGATCATGAAG TCGCTCATCCCCATTGTCATGTCCGGCATCCTGGCCGTCTACGCCCTCGTCATCTCTGTGCTCATCGCCAGCGACATCAAGCCCCCGCCCGAGAAGGCGTACTCGCTCTTTGCCGGCTTCATGCACATGGGCGCCGGTCTGTCCGTGGGCCTCTCGGGTCTGGCCGCGGGCTATGCCATTGGCATCGTTGGAGACGCC GGCGTGCGCTCCTTCATGCGCCAGTCGCGCATCTTCGTCGGCATGGTGCTCATTCTCATCTTCGCCGAAGTCCTCGGTCTCTACGG ACTCATTGTTGCGCTGATCATGAACACGCGTGCCGCTGGCTGA
- a CDS encoding RHO1 GDP-GTP exchange protein 2, which yields MANYGHQHAGGPPQHAQPTGGARDAAFANIFGASPAMAGRSQTMTSHSHARIPDRAATMSAQTADMMQRAPPMRQPVNGYGYDRRPPAPYDQRTPSAYDQRTPSAYDPHRPQTHDQPLQGHQRPMLPPNGYHPDPRSSQPGPHTQRQPQPQPQYLPHPLRPDRQPYGQPQRFDPRPSPPGQPPFSKPTPSRFPGPAAPAMNNDPYRSQSLATGPRPNFNPPAHSYQSPANTFRQQPYMNHMARTTAQGRVVPERPDERTMSMTSYRAEGDFGPQQTMMSGRVIPGRRRESDGHDMAPGEQRSLAVSPPLNLGPGTKTRNASQGSIPQMRTMSMASTIAPSIAPSPSDRTDTMSSSVTRPSSTQTTNSNNRASGQSHVAPVVPAPQADKQRRAPLVYPALLSRVATTFKDRVQISEKEKDGLVYQSAFTGADAVDLIAFIIKTTDRNLALLLGRSLDAQKFFHDVTYAHRLRDSTNEIYQFRETIMEEQAEVNGVFTLLTECYSPTCTRDRLCYSIACPRRLEQQARLNLRIQPGLKREESRASLHEDTNDEEQKLWINTVPKDVADSVSDKEKKRQEVISELMYTERDFVKDLEYLRDFWMKPLRNPATSPIPEHRREKFVRTVFSNCQEVYMVNSRLAESLTRRQQKEPVVRNVGDIFLEYVPHFIPFIKYGANQLFGKYEFEHEKRTNAAFAKFVDEVERMKESRKLELNGYLTKPTTRLARYPLLLEGILKATADDNPDKEDLPKVVKMIKDTLSKVNVESGKAENHFNLMQLNKDLKFRPGEYVDLKLTDENRQLVFKGTLKKSPTETTGDITCYLFDHAVLLVRTKTVNKRDEQKVYKKPIPLELLVITQMDDIIPRLGIAKRPSGTTLMGAGAKAIQAAAPRADPNKQQGYPITFKHLGKGGYEMTLYASTPISQQKWMEHIESQQRSLRERSNIFTKTIINEGFFSAAIRVTCAVPLDGGRKLALGTDAGVYIVDRKPKDASMRPKRVLDTKGVTQIDVLEQHQILLILADKTLYSYSTEALDPDEAQAAAKRPKKICHANFFKSGVCMGQQLVASVKTSALSTTIKVFEPKENMANKARKSGFAKMLAQGQDQLKPYKEFYIPTESSSIHFLRSKLCVGCARGFEVVSLETLETQSLLDQADTSLDFVVRKENIKPIHIERMASEFLLCYSDYSFFVNRNGWRARPDWKITWEGNPQSFAIFTPYILAFEPSFIEIRHMESGGLVHIVTAKNIRWLHSSTREILYAYEDELGNDVIASLDFWQAANGPAHKQLLEVR from the exons ATGGCCAACTACGGGCACCAGCACGCGGGAGGGCCGCCGCAGCACGCCCAGCCCACGGGCGGCGCCAGGGACGCGGCCTTTGCCAACATCTTCGGCGCCAGTCCTGCCATGGCCGGCCGCTCGCAGACCATGACCTCGCACTCGCACGCCCGCATCCCCGACCGCGCCGCCACCATGTCCGCCCAGACGGCCGACATGATGCAGCGCGCGCCCCCCATGCGGCAGCCCGTCAACGGCTACGGCTACGACCGCCGCCCGCCCGCGCCCTACGACCAGCGCACCCCGTCCGCCTACGACCAGCGCACCCCGTCCGCCTACGACCCCCACCGCCCCCAGACCCACGACCAGCCGCTGCAGGGCCACCAGCGCCCCATGCTGCCCCCCAACGGCTACCACCCGGACCCGCGCTCCTCCCAGCCCGGCCCGCACACCCAGCgccagccccagccccagccccagtACCTGCCCCACCCCCTGCGCCCAGACCGCCAGCCATACGGCCAGCCCCAGCGCTTCGACCCGCGCCCCTCGCCCCCGGGCCAGCCTCCCTTCAGCAAACCCACGCCTTCGCGCTTTCCCGGCCCCGCTGCCCCAGCCATGAACAACGACCCCTACCGCTCGCAGTCTCTGGCCACCGGCCCGCGCCCCAACTTCAACCCGCCCGCCCACAGCTACCAGTCGCCCGCAAACACCTTCCGCCAGCAGCCCTACATGAACCACATGGCCAGGACCACGGCCCAGGGTCGCGTCGTCCCCGAACGCCCGGACGAGCGCACCATGTCCATGACCTCGTACAGGGCCGAGGGCGACTTTGGCCCCCAGCAAACCATGATGAGCGGCAGGGTCATCCCCGGACGGAGACGAGAATCAGACGGCCACGACATGGCGCCTGGCGAACAGCGCTCTCTAGCCGTTTCCCCGCCCCTCAACCTGGGTCCAGGGACAAAGACCAGGAACGCAAGCCAGGGCAGCATACCGCAAATGCGCACCATGTCCATGGCCTCCACCATAGCCCCTTCGATagcgccctcgccctcggaCCGTACAGACACCATGTCTTCCTCCGTCACGCGCCCCAGCTCTACCCAGACCaccaacagcaacaacagagCTTCAGGCCAGTCCCACGTCGCGCCCGTCGTACCCGCACCCCAGGCGGACAAGCAACGACGCGCTCCCCTTGTCTACCCTGCCTTGTTGTCGCGTGTAGCCACTACCTTCAAAGACAGAGTCCAGATAtcggagaaggagaaggatgGCCTGGTCTACCAGAGCGCCTTCACCGGCGCGGATGCCGTCGACCTCATCGCCTTCATCATCAAAACGACGGATCGCAACCTCGCCCTCCTCCTGGGTCGCTCCTTGGACGCGCAGAAATTCTTCCACGATGTGACGTATGCGCACAGACTGCGAGACTCCACAAACGAGATCTACCAGTTCCGCGAGACCATCATGGAAGAGCAGGCAGAAGTCAACGGTGTCTTCACCCTGCTCACCGAGTGCTACTCTCCAACTTGCACACGCGATCGTCTCTGCTACTCCATCGCCTGTCCCCGCCGCCTGGAGCAGCAGGCTCGCCTCAACCTGCGGATTCAGCCGGGCCTCAAGCGCGAGGAGTCTCGTGCCAGCCTGCACGAAGACACGAATGACGAGGAACAAAAGCTCTGGATCAACACCGTGCCCAAGGACGTGGCCGATAGCGTCTCGgacaaggagaagaagcgccAAGAGGTCATCTCCGAACTCATGTACACGGAACGAGACTTCGTCAAGGATCTCGAGTATCTCCGCGACTTCTGGATGAAGCCTCTCCGGAACCCGGCAACCTCGCCCATCCCAGAGCACCGCCGAGAGAAGTTTGTACGCACCGTCTTCAGCAACTGCCAGGAAGTCTACATGGTCAACTCTCGTCTGGCAGAATCTCTGACGAGACGCCAACAGAAAGAGCCGGTGGTGCGAAACGTGGGTGACATCTTCCTCGAATACGTTCCTCACTTCATTCCATTCATCAAGTACGGTGCGAACCAGCTGTTCGGAAAGTACGAGTTCGAGCACGAGAAACGAACGAATGCCGCATTCGCAAAGTTCGTGGACGAGGTCGAACGGATGAAGGAATCGAGAAAGCTCGAGCTGAACGGATACCTCACCAAACCAACGACGAGATTGGCTAGGTACCCACTTTTGTTGGAGGGCATCCTCAAGGCTACTGCCGACGACAACCCTGATAAGGAGGACTTGCCCAAGGTGGTCAAGATGATCAAGGACACGCTTTCCAAGGTCAACGTCGAGTCGGGTAAGGCTGAGAACCACTTCAACCTGATGCAACTCAACAAGGACCTCAAGTTCCGCCCGGGAGAGTACGTCGACCTGAAGCTGACCGACGAGAACCGTCAATTGGTCTTCAAGGGTACGCTGAAGAAGTCGCCAACTGAGACAACGGGCGACATCACGTGCTACCTCTTCGACCACGCTGTTTTGCTTGTTCGCACCAAGACCGTGAACAAGCGCGACGAGCAGAAGGTGTACAAGAAGCCGATACCTCTCGAGCTGCTCGTCATCACCCAAATGGACGACATCATACCTCGTTTGGGCATAGCGAAGAGGCCCTCGGGCACAACGTTGATGGGCGCTGGCGCAAAGGCCATTCAAGCCGCTGCGCCGAGAGCTGACCCAAACAAGCAGCAAGGCTATCCGATAACGTTCAAGCACCTCGGAAAGGGCGGTTACGAGATGACGCTGTACGCCAGCACCCCCATCTCCCAGCAGAAATGGATGGAGCACATTGAGTCCCAGCAGCGATCGTTGAGAGAGCGTAGCAACATCTTCACAAAGACCATCATCAACGAAGGCTTCTTTTCTGCAGCCATCAGGGTCACCTGTGCTGTGCCTCTGG ATGGTGGTCGCAAGCTGGCTCTGGGTACAGATGCGGGTGTCTACATCGTAGACCGCAAGCCCAAGGACGCCTCGATGCGACCCAAGCGAGTCCTGGATACCAAGGGTGTCACACAGATCGATGTTCTTGAGCAGCATCAGATCCTACTCATACTTGCTGACAAGACTCTGTACTCGTACTCGACCGAAGCACTGGACCCGGACGAAGCGCAAGCCGCAGCCAAGCGTCCCAAGAAGATATGCCACGCCAACTTCTTCAAGTCTGGTGTCTGCATGGGCCAACAACTCGTGGCGTCTGTAAAGACGTCGGCATTGTCGACTACTATCAAGGTCTTCGAGCCGAAGGAGAACATGGCGAACAAGGCCAGGAAGTCCGGCTTCGCCAAGATGCTCGCCCAAGGACAGGATCAGCTCAAGCCCTACAAGGAGTTCTACATCCCAACCGAATCGTCATCGATACACTTCCTGCGCAGTAAGCTATGCGTTGGATGTGCTCGTGGCTTCGAGGTCGTCAGCCTTGAGACCCTGGAAACACAATCCCTCCTGGACCAGGCCGATACCTCACTTGACTTTGTGGTGCGCAAGGAGAACATCAAGCCCATTCACATTGAACGCATGGCGAGCGAGTTCTTGCTCTGTTACTCGGACTACTCCTTCTTCGTCAACCGCAACGGGTGGCGAGCCAGACCAGACTGGAAGATTACGTGGGAAGGCAACCCGCAATCATTCGCCATCTTCACACCATACATACTCGCGTTCGAGCCTAGCTTCATCGAGATACGGCATATGGAGAGCGGTGGCCTGGTGCACATCGTCACGGCGAAGAATATCAGGTGGCTGCATTCATCTACAAGAGAG ATCTTATATGCTTACGAAGACGAGCTGGGTAACGATGTTATCGCCAGTCTCGATTTTTGGCAAGCGGCAAACGGACCTGCGCACAAGCAACTACTTGAGGTACGGTAA
- a CDS encoding Non-specific serine/threonine protein kinase, whose amino-acid sequence MPPRIVYGKKATARPVSASYIKFLSPGEDQLFSSTNKEEVQTQTNKGSSQSARTTEERIQDELVALEAQLGGLAIDNDIIKQDGLPVEKKLTSRSRKVLEDRDANTVPKKTSEHIEKPDKAELKGTTQPTELATPPQTPVARPRKKRSKPTTTKKRAQPPTPESTPEHDDVHVRYISPLFSFSDGKRITTFEQWSSELEPHFKITKIAEASFSEVYRLSAISATAGLGEESVLKVVALKTPPEAPLPCQTLERAIRDRKGQMAKELEEREEKDAYKSHVADVLSEVKLLQNLNQIPGFTNFRALTVLQGRPSSSFNNAWKVWNKARPRGKKSYFPDPSKKTSYEDTQLWAVIEMQDAGMDCEKLMESEGLGTIWEVWDVFWGVCMSVAKAEEACQFEHRDLHMGNICVRSSRPESDVAMPTAKDPLRRRFRFTGLETTVIDYTLSRADIVTHQQTPTSSPSTLDAASQPRPHFTGNEVAYLDLNKDPALFEGDAAEEYQYEIYRYMRGAALYDNPLQSEPCPEPKVPTTPRPAPKKNIHIRFGEIPETPQKPSLETATDTNVWRRFHPKTNLVWTHFLLHKLLNHLKGYEPEHQSTTDIMANVDLGDDASIPGAALRVKKKAIKLHRVLQRVSELLCPVALGQAGSLKSVKELVILAVEERWLRVGDVSG is encoded by the coding sequence ATGCCTCCTAGGATCGTATACGGCAAGAAGGCTACCGCAAGGCCCGTCTCTGCGAGTTACATAAAGTTCTTGTCCCCTGGAGAAGACCAGCTTTTCTCAAGCACGAACAAGGAAGAGGTGCAAACGCAGACGAACAAAGGGTCGAGCCAGTCGGCAAGGACAACCGAAGAAAGAATACAGGATGAACTGGTAGCGTTGGAAGCACAGTTGGGTGGTCTGGCGATCGACAACGATATCATAAAGCAGGATGGTCTTCCGGTCGAGAAGAAGCTCACGAGCAGGTCGAGGAAGGTACTTGAGGATCGCGATGCGAACACAGTACCGAAGAAGACTAGCGAGCATATCGAAAAGCCAGACAAAGCAGAGCTGAAAGGAACCACCCAGCCGACGGAGCTTGCAACACCTCCACAGACGCCCGTTGCCAGACCAAGGAAGAAGAGATCGAAACCGACGACAACGAAGAAGAGAGCACAACCACCTACACCCGAGTCCACGCCAGAGCATGATGATGTCCATGTTCGATACATTTCGCCGCTATTCTCATTCAGCGACGGCAAGAGGATCACAACGTTTGAGCAATGGTCGTCAGAATTAGAGCCACACTTCAAGATTACGAAGATTGCAGAGGCGTCTTTCTCGGAAGTCTACCGGCTATCAGCCATATCCGCTACCGCTGGCCTTGGTGAAGAGTCGGTCTTGAAGGTCGTTGCACTGAAGACGCCTCCTGAAGCCCCGCTGCCCTGCCAGACGTTAGAGCGTGCAATCAGAGACCGTAAAGGGCAAATGGCGAAGGAGCTggaagagagagaagagaaggatGCCTACAAGTCGCACGTCGCTGATGTGTTGTCCGAAGTGAAGCTACTTCAGAACCTCAACCAGATCCCTGGCTTCACAAACTTCCGAGCTCTGACCGTACTACAAGGGCGACCGTCATCATCGTTCAACAATGCGTGGAAAGTGTGGAACAAAGCAAGGCCTCGCGGTAAGAAGAGCTACTTCCCCGATCCGAGCAAAAAGACCAGCTACGAAGACACACAACTGTGGGCTGTTATAGAGATGCAGGATGCGGGCATGGACTGTGAGAAGCTCATGGAGTCTGAAGGGCTGGGGACGATATGGGAAGTTTGGGATGTCTTCTGGGGTGTCTGCATGAGCGTCGCAAAAGCAGAAGAAGCGTGTCAGTTCGAACACCGCGATCTGCACATGGGCAACATCTGTGTACGCTCCTCGCGCCCCGAGAGCGATGTTGCCATGCCCACAGCCAAGGATCCACTACGACGCCGCTTCCGGTTCACTGGTCTTGAGACAACAGTCATCGACTACACACTCTCTCGCGCGGACATCGTCACGCATCAGCAAACCCCCACATCCTCTCCTTCAACACTCGACGCTGCATCTCAACCGCGCCCCCACTTCACGGGGAACGAAGTGGCCTATCTTGACCTCAACAAGGATCCCGCTCTCTTCGAAGGTGATGCAGCCGAGGAGTATCAATACGAGATCTATCGATACATGCGCGGTGCAGCTCTATACGACAACCCGCTCCAGTCTGAGCCTTGCCCTGAGCCAAAAGTCCCCACAACACCGCGCCCTGCACCAAAGAAGAACATACACATTCGTTTCGGCGAGATACCCGAGACGCCGCAGAAGCCATCGCTAGAGACAGCGACAGACACTAACGTATGGAGACGATTCCACCCCAAAACCAACCTCGTGTGGACGCATTTCCTCCTGCACAAGCTGCTCAACCACCTCAAAGGCTACGAGCCAGAGCACCAGTCCACTACCGACATCATGGCCAACGTCGACCTCGGCGACGACGCAAGTATACCCGGCGCTGCACTGAGAGTCAAGAAGAAAGCCATCAAGCTCCACAGAGTGCTGCAGCGGGTCAGCGAGCTGCTGTGTCCCGTCGCGCTCGGCCAAGCAGGGAGTCTGAAGAGCGTCAAGGAGCTTGTCATCCTGGCGGTCGAGGAGCGGTGGTTAAGGGTCGGTGACGTGAGTGGCTAA